One segment of Capricornis sumatraensis isolate serow.1 chromosome 23, serow.2, whole genome shotgun sequence DNA contains the following:
- the MARCHF5 gene encoding E3 ubiquitin-protein ligase MARCHF5 produces the protein MPDQALQQMLDRSCWVCFATDEDDRTAEWVRPCRCRGSTKWVHQACLQRWVDEKQRGNSTARVACPQCNAEYLIVFPKLGPVVYVLDLADRLISKACPFAAAGIMVGSIYWTAVTYGAVTVMQVVGHKEGLDVMERADPLFLLIGLPTIPVMLILGKMIRWEDYVLRLWRKYSNKLQILNSIFPGIGCPVPRIPAEANPLADHVSATRILCGALVFPTIATIVGKLMFSSVNSNLQRTILGGIAFVAIKGAFKVYFKQQQYLRQAHRKILNYPEQEEA, from the exons AAGTTGCTGGGTGTGTTTTGCCACTGATGAAGATGATAGAACAGCTGAATGGGTGAGACCATGCAGATGCAGAGGATCTACGAAATGGGTTCACCAGGCTTGTCTACAGCGCTGGGTGGATGAAAAACAGAGAGGAAACAGTACAGCCAGAGTGGCGTGTCCTCAGTGCAATGCTGAATACTTAATAGTTTTTCCAAAGTTGG GTCCAGTTGTTTATGTCTTGGATCTTGCAGATAGACTGATCTCAAAAGCCTGTCCATTTGCTGCAGCAGGAATAATGGTTGGCTCCATCTATTGGACAGCTGTGACTTACGGAGCGGTGACAGTGATGCAG GTTGTAGGCCATAAAGAAGGTCTGGATGTTATGGAGAGAGCTGAtcctttattccttttaattggACTTCCTACTATTCCTGTCATGCTGATATTAGGCAAGATGATTCGCTGGGAGGACTATGTGCTTAGACTCTGGCGCAAATACTCAAATAAACTACAAATTTTGAATAGTATATTCCCAG GGATTGGTTGTCCTGTTCCTCGAATTCCAGCTGAGGCTAATCCTTTAGCAGATCATGTCTCTGCCACCCGAATTTTGTGTGGAGCCCTTGTTTTTCCTACTATTGCGACAATAGTTGGTAAACTAATGTTCAGTAGTGTTAACTCTAATTTACAAAGGACAATCTTG ggtggAATTGCTTTTGTTGCCATTAAAGGAGCATTCAAGGTTTACTTCAAACAGCAGCAATATTTACGTCAGGCACACCGCAAAATTCTAAATTATCCAGAGCAAGAAGAAGCATAA